The Candidatus Eremiobacterota bacterium DNA segment CTGAGCTCCGGGGCGGGCGTCTTCTGGGACCCGGCGTTCCGGGCGGCTCTGTCGAAGGGAACCGGCGGATGATCCAAACCTCGACCTTGCCGAACGGCCTGCTCGTCCTGACCGAGACGATGTCCCACGTCCGCTCCGCGACCGTCGGCGTCTGGTGCGACGTCGGCTCGGCGGCCGAGCCGCCCGAACGGCGCGGGCTCTCGCACCTGCTCGAGCACATGGTCTTCAAGGGAACCGAGCGGCGCACGGCACGGCAGATCGCGGAAGAGATGGACGCCGTCGGCGGCGAGCTCAACGCGATGACCGACAAAGAGACGACGTGTTTCTACGCGCACGTGGTCGACCGCCAGCTTCCGCGCGCCGTCGACGTGCTCGCCGACATGCTGCAGCACGCGGTCTTCGCGGCCGACGACCTCGCGCGCGAGCAGCAAGTCGTGCTCGAAGAGATCAAGATGTACGACGACGCGCCGGGCGAGGTCGTGCACGACCGCTTCACGCGCACGCTGTGGCGCGGCGCGAACCTGGGCGATCCGACGATCGGCTTCGCGCACACGGTCTCCGCGATCACGCGCGAAGATTTGCTTGCCTGGCACGCCGCGCGCTACGCGCCCTCGACGGTGTTCGTTACCGCGGCGGGGAACATCGACCACGACACGGTGGTGGCGCTCGCGGCGGAGGCGTTCGCGTCGTTCGGCGGCAGCGCGCCGCGGACGGTTCCCGAGCGCCCGCGATTCACGCCGGGATTGGACGTCACGATCGACGACACCGAGCAGGCCTACGTGCTGCTCGGCGCGCCCGGTCTGGCGCTGCGCGACGAGCGGCGCTACGCGCTCTCGGTGCTCGACGCGCTGCTCGGCGGCGGAATGTCGAGCCGCCTCTTCCAGCGCGTGCGCGAGGAGCGCGCGCTCGCCTACGAGATCTCCACCTTCCAGCAAGGCTATCGCGAGGCGGGGCTCTTCGGCGTGAGCGCGGGCTGCTCGCCGGAGCGCGTGCAGGAGTGCGTCGACGTCGTCGTCGACGAGCTGGACCAGCTGCTCCACGACGGCGTGCGCGCCGACGAGGTTGCGCGCACTCGCGAGCACCTCAAGGGAAACCTAACGCTTGCGCTCGAGAGCACGTTCAACCGCATGTCGCGGCTGGCGCGCAATTACATCGTGCACGGCCGGCAGATCAGCACCGAGGAAGTCGAAGCCGGGTTCGACGCGGTCGACGGCGATGCGGTCGACACGCTCGCGCGCGAGCTGCTCGGGCCGGCGCAGCGCGGGCTGTGCGTTCTGGGGCCGGCCGACGTTCGCGGCGTGAGGCTGCCGGGGGCCGCGGCCGCGTGAGCGCGGTCCTCGAAGGCAACGTCGTCCTCGCGGCCGTCCTGACGTTTCTGACGCAAGCGATTCAAATCGGGGCGTACTCGGCGCGCTACGCCGGCGTGACGACGGGCCGCATCGCGACCGCGATCTCGCTCTTCAGCCTGCTCGTCACCGCCAGCCGGCTCGCCTCGCTGTTCATGACGCCCTCGCTCGGTGCGGTCGCCGACCACGCGGCCAACACCGCGAGCAAGGCGCACCTGCCGTCGGTTCCGCCCGCCGCGCTGCACGTGTTCGACCTGCAGAT contains these protein-coding regions:
- a CDS encoding insulinase family protein, with product MIQTSTLPNGLLVLTETMSHVRSATVGVWCDVGSAAEPPERRGLSHLLEHMVFKGTERRTARQIAEEMDAVGGELNAMTDKETTCFYAHVVDRQLPRAVDVLADMLQHAVFAADDLAREQQVVLEEIKMYDDAPGEVVHDRFTRTLWRGANLGDPTIGFAHTVSAITREDLLAWHAARYAPSTVFVTAAGNIDHDTVVALAAEAFASFGGSAPRTVPERPRFTPGLDVTIDDTEQAYVLLGAPGLALRDERRYALSVLDALLGGGMSSRLFQRVREERALAYEISTFQQGYREAGLFGVSAGCSPERVQECVDVVVDELDQLLHDGVRADEVARTREHLKGNLTLALESTFNRMSRLARNYIVHGRQISTEEVEAGFDAVDGDAVDTLARELLGPAQRGLCVLGPADVRGVRLPGAAAA